In Macaca nemestrina isolate mMacNem1 chromosome 14, mMacNem.hap1, whole genome shotgun sequence, the sequence TCTAGGAAACACAGTTAGCAACCCTGACACAAAACAACTAAAGACTAATTTACCTGTATAAGgaaaaaacacatatattttattttgtaaaatacataaaataaaaaatgagcagtTATCCTTACCTGCACACTTGTAAACACTGACTGATGAAATCATAAGTAGATTCAGCCAGTTTCAGTTCAGCAATTGTCTTCCTCATCCTCATCTACATTTAATGAGAGTTAACTGTGAGTCAGAGCTAAGTGACTGACGTATACACTATCAATCAATCCAAACAGCAAAACCATGAAGCCAGGATTGCTATTATCCACATTTTCACACGTTGAAGAATTTGACCAAGCTCTCATAGCTTGTGGTGGCAAGGGCCAAGGTGCAAAACCAGGTCTGGACTCCAAAAACCATGCATGCTCTTCACTACCATGTTTCACAAGGCCCCAAATAGgcgctttgtattttttttttttctgtattttctaagtgttttactTGTATTAATCACTTTCATAATATTAAGGACATTTTAATttggaagccaaaaaaaaaaaaaaaaagaaaagaaataggtagTAGGGGGAGAGTTGGTTTCTTAagaccaagaggaacaggcaaGGAAGGGATGCTGTAGGGCGGCCTCTCCAGCCTGGGGTCACCATGAAGATGGCCTCATTACAAAGGCAGAGCTCAGACTAAATTCTTCACTCCAACAGGGTCTGTGATCCTCGGTCAGCCAGTCAATCCCATCCTTGAGCTTCCTCCCTTCCTGGCAATTGATAACACTAGGAAAGCTTATTAGCCTTGATGTTACCAAACACTGTCATATAATTATACCGAGAGGCGAGAAACGGAGGGTGTATGAGAACCAAAATTCCTCATCTGCCAAAACAAATCATGTCTAAAGTCGATGAATCAGCACATAGCAGTATATGCATATTATTTAGGAATGTGAATAGAAGTATTATCAAAATAGATAATTTAAAGCTGTTCTCTCTGGGGAAATATCAATGGGGGAAGGCTAAGCAGCTGGGACATAAGAGATTGCTGTATTTTTATAAGCATTTTAGCACTATTTGGCTTTTCAAATCAagtgtcaatttttttttgatttgttaaaacaaagtagtaataataaaacttacCCTTCTTAGTGTAATCCTTTAGCTTAATGAACTCCAGTAGGCTCAGACAGAATGTGGTTTGATGTAGTTTGTGGAGCCAGGAGATCTGAGACACAGAAGATGGGAGGTGCCTGGTGTTGTGGAAGAGCCATGGGTCAGAAGACCTGGATTCTGACCTTGGCTCtgctgctctgtgctgtgtggccttgggaaaggTGATTAACCACTCTGAGCCTCTCTACCCCTAAAGGCAGGCACTCAGACCCCATACAAACCAATGAGAGGATTAAATAACATAGATGCCAACCcaacaatgaaaacaaagctCATGGTGAGGATGCAAGGTATGGGGACCTGTGAGGCCTGCGTCAGGTGGGTGACAGCCATGGAAAGACAGAGCCCTAGATAGAAAGGAACAGACCCCTGGCCCCTCCACCAGGCCCTGAGCCCAAGCCCAAGGCTCCAGACATGAGCTGAACTCCCCTCACCTTCTCCATGCTGCTCCCAAGTTCCCTGAGACCAGGAAGTGTATTTTAGGCTTCTGTGAACTAGAGAGAGTCAAGTGTCCCAGACTGAAGTCTGCATCCCTCTGTGAGGCTCACCCAGACCCATGAGCTCATCTAACTGGCACAAAGTCTTTCCTCAATTCTgcccaattaaaaacaaaatctgcaAGTTAATTGGCTGTATGGGACCCTCTTTAACAAAGTCCCTCCTCAATTttgctcaattaaaaaaatataaataaaatagctttAAATTACTTGGCCTTAGAAACAAACGTGGTAAAAAAAACCTTAGGCTCAAGAGAGAAACTCCAGGGTGGAATCTGGCTCACCACTAGGTCTAACTTTGCCACAGGTCTGGTCGCAGCTGTCATTTTAGGACAAGCACATCCAGGCTCTCCAGAAACCAGGCCAGCCTGGGGCAATTTCTTCCAGGCTCTGAGCATTTAGAAGAGCCCACAGCTTTTGCTCACAGCTCAAGGACCAGGTGTTGACTGCCTGCTTGCCAAGGCTgctttttctccctcctctccctggaATCATAGCCTGTACTGGCTTGGGGTTGGGGAGAGGTCTGGTAGGTTCATGcatccctgcctccctctttctttccctccatcACCTGTGACCAAAGACATCCACACCCCATCGAACAGCAGTATTCTTGCTGGTATGTCATGCAGTGAAGAGGTAGAAGGATGCTTTGTGAAGCAGCCCTGCACACAGAGAACCCAAAACAAGACACCAGACCAGGCCCAAGGCACCTCCACCAATACTGACACACAGTGGGGATGCTAACGTAAAATTTCCCAAAGGTCCCAAGCAATACAGACTAATGTCTGCACAGCCAGCACATGGGTGTAAACACACAGAGCTACAGATTCattccccccaaaataaaatttattctttggTGCTTCATACTTGGCAAGGGTTAATCATTATGTCCGTGCATACAatgattaaattaataaaatacatctGGATTAGAGAAAACCTCAGAGACCAATTTTGATTCCATAAGCACAAAGTAAAGAACCTGAAACGGAGTGGGGATGCAGTAAAGGAGAAGTTAAGGGGAGTTAATTAGCCGGTGATTAAATGTCATTTTCCCTGAGTCAAGTAATTCTCATTTTATTCAAGTGCTCTGGAAGTggtgaaggttttttttgttttttgtttttttctgtcattttaggGAATTCTTTTTTTGTCCAACAAATAATTCACAGTTGTCTGCTTTTAAAAGTACTGTGTAATTCCTAAATTACAATTTTTCAAAATCAGGCTGACACTTCCAACTTCCTCTGGCTGGGGTTTTCTGAATCATCCACAGAAAGATGGCTGCTCTGCTGAGAGCCTGCCTGGGAAACCGGCTTGTATATCCTGTGCCCCAAAGCATCCACTTCCTCAAAGGTGTAGCCAGGAGGCTCAGGATATGAAGCTAGGCACCTGCTCATTTCCTTGGGAGTAAAGCTGATGGTGTAGGTGGTCTGGCCTTCCACAGGGACATTTCCTCGAGGGCCAGACCAATGAGGCTTACAGCTTTTGGTATTGATAGGTGGGTGGGGCACATAGTGGGCCCGAGTGGTGGTCAGGCAGTCCAAGGGCTCGGTGGGAAAGTCCAGCTGGGGAATGGGCTTGACTGGCTCTGTGCGCATGCTGGACCACTGCTTGTAGTCATCCTTGGTGGTGGAAGAGCCTTCAAAGCGACCGCTTTTCCTAATCTGAGGTGCAGGTCGGCAGGACCGAGCTGGGACACCCTTAGGGTATGTGTAATGGGCCTGCACTGTTGTCAGAAGATCCATGCTGTCTTCAGGAGGGACGTAGGTGATGGGAGCTTTGGAGAACATCTGGGGCGTTGGCCAAGCTTGGTACTTATCTCGAAACTCAGTGGTGTTAGAGAAAGGCATGTCTAGCCCAGGGGGCCTGGCTAGAGGTTTCAAGCTCTTAGCAGCCTCACCCATCAGGCCCCGGTAGGATTGTTTATGAGTGGTAAGGCTTTCAAAGGGGATTTCACAGGGCCTGAACTTCTCTGCTTCGTGCACAAAGCGCTTCTCCACGGGGTGGGCCACGTAGCTCATCTTGTAGTTAGTCACATCCTCCAAAGGGATGTTACAGAGCTTTGGCATGGCCAGAGGTTTACAGCTCACAGTCTTCACAAGGCCTTTTATGGGGTAATCGTCCTGGTGTGTGGTCCTATTATCAAACCTGACTGATGCTGGCTGGTATTTGTGTTCCAGACGAAGTGGCTGTCGCCTTGGTTGGTTCCAAGGCAAATAATCAGCTGAAATTAAAGCAGAAGAGGTAATTAATAATAAATCAAGTCAACCAACTTGCATATATTCTACAGAGCCCGAAGGTCACAAGCCAGTCTCCAATGAAGTAGTCTTTGAGACAAAGGAACGACAGAGCACATCCCTGCTACCACTTGATATAGTGAGATAGGCAATTCACAGCCCACCACTGGCAGGCCACCAGCCAGACGAACTAGGCCTACCTGGTCATCTGTGGGGTGACAGCCCACTGTGTCCCTGTAATCCTCACATCTAATCCACATATATCAAATATGCTACTCCAAAGGAATAGGGCATTGTATTGGCTGGTGAGAGAAAAGTGGCTGCCACTTGTATAAAACTTATTACATAACAGGcagtgttctaagtgctttatatatcAACTCACTTAATCTTCAGACTGTCCTAATAAGGTGGGTACTATCAATGCCAGTTTTATAGATGCAGAAACAGATGCACAGAAAATGAGAGAATTTGTCCCAGCTCACTTGGCTAGAAGTGAAAAAGCACAAATGCAAATTCAGACCCAGAGCCCACGATCTGACCCACTCTACTCTCTGGTTCTAACAATTAAGGAATACCAACTACATGTCAGTCAATTGTGCTCAAGTCTTTCCATACATGATCTTGTTTCATCTTCACAATAACCCTTTGTGATGGGCATGATTCTCTCCATTCTACAGATTTCTAAAACAAGGCTCAGAGGAGCTAAGAAACTTGCCCGAAAGTCACATGGCTAGCGAGTTAAGTTGGAATTTAAACCGTATTGTTGACTCCAAAGCCATGTTCTTCTGATACCTCATATCACACACTTAAGGGCATTATATTTCCAGATAGAGtaaaggtgaaagaaaaaaataatcaaagggAAGATTTGCAGGAGGAAAACAACTTCAGAATGtttgaagaatgaaaagaatTGGCCATTCTAGATGTCCATCTCAAGAGGAACCTCTGCTGTGGGGCTAGAACTGCCAACACAAAGGGAGGCCTGGACTCCAAGGAAATATGCAGTAGAGATGGCCTCCAGGCATCTTGAGGACCAGACACTGTCTTCAGACAGCACTGTAAGCCTTTGAAACTGACTTTATCACACAGACCCTCAGGGCCAGCACTAAGACTGAACGTCTAGGTGAGAAAAATGGGACGACAAACCATGTGATTCAACTGCCTTGGCACTGCTGGCATTCTTTCAAAATACTTGACTGACATCCAAGACCTAGGTTGCCCCACTGGGCCCCATAAATTACCAGGTTTAAAGTAGCACTAGTGAGCCCTCTAAATCTATAGGGAATTCTCTTGCTTACCACTTTACTAAAGGTTAGGGAAAAAAGCAGCTTCCGAGGAGCCTTAGGTATGTACACCAACACTAGTGGAGTCCGCAGGCACAatttgtaacagctttattgaagtctAATTTGCATAATAAAACGTACCATCTTAAGTACACAATTTAGTGACTTTTATAGAGTTGTATATCTATCACCAAAATCCAGTTATAGAGTATTTCCATCATGCCAAACGTACCAATTATCTTCATTTGTAGTCAGTCTTTACTCCCATCTCCAACCCCAGGCAACCATTAATTTGCTCTTGGTCTCTGTATCTGTGCATTTTCTGGACTtctcatataaatagaatcaccCAATATGTAGcattttgcatctggcttctttcacttagtgaaTGTAAttgaggttcatccatattgtagcttATATCAGTAGTTTAcacctttttattgttgaatattaCATGATAccaaattttgtttatccattcaccaattGATGGACactttgagttgtttctactctttggctattataaaaaaattcTGCTATGAGCCTTTGTCAAGAAGtgtgtgaacatatattttcatttctcctgggtaGATACTAAACTGAAATTTCTAGGTTGTATGGAAAAATCTTATCTttagctttttttaaaagatactgccAAATGTTCTCAAAGTGAAGAAGTAGATGTGCCATTTTacatcccaccagcaatgtatgaacaTTCTCACTTCTCCAtgtcctcatcaacacttgttaccatctgtgtttttaaattattgtagaCATTCCAATGGGTATTTAGTAGTATCTTGCAGTgtcatttacatttctctaatgactaatgatgttgagtatctctGCATGTGCTTGTTAGCTCCTCATGTGCTTTCATtggtaaaatattgaaatattttgcccattttaaaattagattgtcTTATTGAGTTTGCatattctttacatattctaaatACAAATCTTACACCAGGtatgtgatttacaaatattttttccaagtctatcacttctcttttcattttcttattattttaacaaaacaCTCACCTGACACCTgacccttttcattttcttaatggtttcTAAGTGCCCAAAGGTTTTGAATTTCAATAAAGTCCCATATATAATATCTTTAATAAATCATGCTTTTGATGCCATATCTAAATTATTTGCCTGTCCCAAGATATCATAGATTTTTCTCCCatgttttactttgaaatatttatagttttagctATTACATTTAGGTTTCTGACTCTTTTGAGTTTGGATGAGGTAATTTCatctttttgcatgtggatatccaactatcccagcaccattcatcAAAAAGACTATCCTCTCCCACACTGAAGTGCCTAGGCACCATTGCGAAAAGTCAGTCACAATAGGCACAAAGGCTTATTTCTGTACTCTCAGCTTAGTTGCATTGGTCATTTTACTTGTCTTTATGTCAGTATAACTGTCTCAAttgctgtagctttatagtaaagTTTTATAATCAGGAAGTTTAAGTTTTT encodes:
- the LOC105489062 gene encoding stabilizer of axonemal microtubules 1 isoform X1; the encoded protein is MAAMKTKCICELCSCGRHHCPHLPTKIYDKTEKPCLLSEYTENYPCYHSYLPRESFKPRREYQKGSIPMEGLTTSRRDFGPHKVAPVKAHQYDQFVPSEENMDLLTTYKKDYNPYTVCRVDPIKPRDSKYPYSNKMEYLPTYKADYLPWNQPRRQPLRLEHKYQPASVRFDNRTTHQDDYPIKGLVKTVSCKPLAMPKLCNIPLEDVTNYKMSYVAHPVEKRFVHEAEKFRPCEIPFESLTTHKQSYRGLMGEAAKSLKPLARPPGLDMPFSNTTEFRDKYQAWPTPQMFSKAPITYVPPEDSMDLLTTVQAHYTYPKGVPARSCRPAPQIRKSGRFEGSSTTKDDYKQWSSMRTEPVKPIPQLDFPTEPLDCLTTTRAHYVPHPPINTKSCKPHWSGPRGNVPVEGQTTYTISFTPKEMSRCLASYPEPPGYTFEEVDALGHRIYKPVSQAGSQQSSHLSVDDSENPSQRKLEVSA
- the LOC105489062 gene encoding stabilizer of axonemal microtubules 1 isoform X2 — translated: MEGLTTSRRDFGPHKVAPVKAHQYDQFVPSEENMDLLTTYKKDYNPYTVCRVDPIKPRDSKYPYSNKMEYLPTYKADYLPWNQPRRQPLRLEHKYQPASVRFDNRTTHQDDYPIKGLVKTVSCKPLAMPKLCNIPLEDVTNYKMSYVAHPVEKRFVHEAEKFRPCEIPFESLTTHKQSYRGLMGEAAKSLKPLARPPGLDMPFSNTTEFRDKYQAWPTPQMFSKAPITYVPPEDSMDLLTTVQAHYTYPKGVPARSCRPAPQIRKSGRFEGSSTTKDDYKQWSSMRTEPVKPIPQLDFPTEPLDCLTTTRAHYVPHPPINTKSCKPHWSGPRGNVPVEGQTTYTISFTPKEMSRCLASYPEPPGYTFEEVDALGHRIYKPVSQAGSQQSSHLSVDDSENPSQRKLEVSA